A genomic segment from Lutibacter sp. A80 encodes:
- a CDS encoding right-handed parallel beta-helix repeat-containing protein yields the protein MKKVGVLLIFLFVIVCYSCKNETIDIYVSPKGNNMNNGTKNNPFKTIEKALNNAQLIKRSEHQNIRVHLLEGDYHLTETLLITPELNNISIIGEGVDKVTIKGSKIIDTKWEPFTENIMVTTVNDTLKFDQLFINGQKQILARYPNYKENGGYWQGSAVDAIDKERVVKWHNPKGGFVHALHKGRWGGFHYQITSVNKNGKLNLIGGHQNNRPSEMHPKYRMVENIFEELDSDKEWYLDKESNKLYLWKDDNIDFNKAKIEVTVLKHLIEIKGSLENPVKNINISGVKFEHASRTFMEPYEPLLRSDWTIYRGGALVLDVTKNITIKDCEFTNLGGNVIFVSGYNRNTKIAGNHIYNCGASAVSFVGDSSAVRSPSFQYFQSVAIEDMDTIVGPKNELYPSNCSVENNLIHKIGRVEKQVAGVQISMAMKIHVKNNSIYNVPRAGINISEGTWGGHLIEYNDVFNTVLETSDHGSFNSWGRDRFWYHKRELTANLVKQNPTMPLWDAMHTTIIRNNRFKCDHGWDIDLDDGSSNYEIYNNLCLNRGIKLREGYYRSVKNNIMVNNTFHPHVWFLNSEDVFTNNIVMKKYADIRLKGWGKEVDYNLFPSKIALLKAQRNKTDVHSVYGNPMFINPVNGDFRVKENSPALKIGFENFVMDSFGVQKPELKAMAKQPEFPNLQIEAEENNGVTLKEIETVEEQSSYGTHSLDGVIVLKTPKTLSINKNVFGSVIDLFNSV from the coding sequence ATGAAAAAAGTAGGTGTTCTCTTAATATTTTTATTTGTTATTGTTTGTTACAGCTGTAAAAACGAGACAATTGATATTTATGTTAGTCCGAAAGGAAATAATATGAATAATGGAACGAAAAATAACCCTTTTAAAACTATAGAAAAAGCATTAAATAATGCTCAATTAATTAAAAGAAGCGAGCACCAGAATATTAGAGTACATCTTTTAGAGGGCGATTATCATTTAACTGAAACGTTGCTTATAACACCAGAATTAAATAATATTTCAATTATAGGTGAAGGTGTAGATAAAGTAACTATCAAGGGTTCTAAAATTATTGATACTAAATGGGAGCCTTTTACAGAAAACATAATGGTTACTACTGTAAATGATACTTTAAAATTTGATCAATTATTTATAAATGGCCAAAAGCAAATTTTAGCAAGGTATCCAAATTACAAAGAAAATGGAGGTTATTGGCAAGGTTCAGCAGTAGATGCAATTGATAAAGAACGTGTTGTTAAATGGCATAATCCTAAAGGTGGTTTTGTGCATGCTTTACATAAAGGGCGTTGGGGAGGTTTTCATTACCAAATTACTTCTGTAAATAAGAATGGTAAATTAAATTTAATAGGAGGTCATCAAAATAATCGTCCATCAGAAATGCATCCAAAGTATAGAATGGTTGAAAATATTTTTGAGGAATTAGATAGTGATAAAGAATGGTATTTAGATAAAGAAAGCAATAAACTATATCTTTGGAAAGATGATAATATAGATTTTAATAAGGCAAAAATTGAGGTAACTGTATTAAAACACTTAATAGAAATTAAAGGTAGTTTGGAAAATCCTGTTAAAAATATAAATATATCAGGAGTTAAATTTGAACACGCTTCACGAACTTTTATGGAACCATACGAACCTCTTTTACGAAGTGATTGGACTATTTATAGAGGAGGAGCATTAGTATTGGATGTAACAAAAAATATAACTATTAAAGATTGTGAATTTACAAATCTTGGAGGTAATGTTATTTTTGTAAGTGGGTATAATAGAAATACAAAAATTGCAGGGAACCATATCTATAATTGTGGAGCATCTGCAGTATCATTTGTAGGGGATTCTTCAGCAGTTCGTTCGCCTTCATTTCAATATTTTCAATCTGTGGCTATAGAAGATATGGATACAATTGTAGGTCCAAAAAACGAATTATATCCTTCTAATTGTAGTGTAGAAAATAATTTAATACATAAAATTGGTCGTGTAGAAAAACAGGTGGCTGGTGTGCAAATTTCTATGGCAATGAAAATTCATGTAAAAAACAATAGTATTTACAATGTGCCTCGCGCAGGTATAAATATTAGTGAGGGTACTTGGGGAGGACATTTAATTGAATATAACGATGTATTTAATACGGTGTTAGAAACAAGTGATCACGGGTCTTTTAATTCTTGGGGACGAGATCGTTTTTGGTATCATAAAAGAGAGCTAACAGCTAATTTAGTAAAACAAAACCCTACAATGCCATTGTGGGACGCTATGCATACTACCATTATTAGAAATAATAGATTTAAATGCGACCATGGTTGGGATATTGACTTAGATGATGGTTCTTCTAATTATGAAATTTATAATAATTTATGTTTAAATAGGGGAATAAAATTACGTGAAGGATATTATAGATCCGTTAAAAATAATATTATGGTAAATAATACTTTTCATCCTCATGTTTGGTTTTTGAATAGCGAAGATGTTTTTACCAATAATATTGTAATGAAGAAATATGCCGATATTCGACTTAAAGGGTGGGGAAAAGAGGTAGATTATAATTTATTTCCTAGTAAAATAGCTTTATTAAAAGCTCAAAGAAATAAAACAGATGTACATAGTGTATATGGAAATCCTATGTTTATAAATCCTGTAAATGGAGATTTTAGAGTTAAAGAGAACTCACCAGCATTAAAGATTGGTTTTGAAAATTTTGTAATGGATAGTTTTGGTGTACAAAAACCAGAATTGAAAGCTATGGCAAAACAACCAGAATTTCCAAATCTTCAGATTGAAGCTGAGGAAAATAATGGAGTTACACTTAAAGAAATTGAAACAGTTGAAGAACAATCGTCTTATGGAACACATAGTCTAGATGGTGTAATTGTTTTAAAGACACCGAAAACGCTCTCGATAAATAAAAACGTTTTCGGTAGCGTTATCGACTTATTTAATAGTGTTTAA
- a CDS encoding sulfatase-like hydrolase/transferase — MKSNIKVFSLLILTFFIMLSCKKNNEVSSVNKLEQPNVIVILLDDAGYADFGFMGCEDLETPNIDKLAKNGVVFTDAHVSATVCAPSRAGLITGKYQQRFGFEANNTGYGESGDIGLSDDVVTMADVFKANGYKTIALGKWHLGKDKTDHPNQRGFDEFFGFETGSRSYFPLENPSKYNMLQHNGERIEFDGYMTDVLGDQSVKYIEQNKDQPFFMYLAYNAVHTPMEAKEEHLEKYKNHSRQKLAAMTWSLDENIGKLQQKLKDLNLEENTLVYFLSDNGGAANNTSSGGVLKGWKGNKFEGGHRVPFIVSWPKVIKGGQKFNGLSSSLDIFTTSLAAANIKKEDDLVLDGVNLLPYLQGEQKGNPHSKLFWRKLEEAGARVGDYKMVRLQNYGATLYNLKDDIGETTNLEVSHPKEFELLQNELINWESKMMNPLWVEERSWMDVTSHIHKRLMQNKPVLYSNPVKMKEVLSKE; from the coding sequence ATGAAAAGCAATATTAAGGTTTTTAGTTTGTTAATATTAACCTTTTTTATAATGCTTTCTTGTAAAAAGAATAATGAAGTTAGTTCTGTAAATAAATTAGAGCAACCAAACGTAATTGTTATACTTTTAGATGATGCTGGTTATGCAGATTTTGGATTTATGGGTTGTGAAGATTTAGAGACTCCTAATATAGATAAATTGGCTAAAAATGGAGTTGTTTTTACGGATGCACATGTAAGTGCTACGGTTTGTGCACCTTCTAGGGCTGGTTTAATTACTGGTAAATATCAACAACGTTTTGGTTTTGAGGCTAATAATACAGGTTATGGAGAGTCAGGTGATATAGGACTTTCAGACGATGTTGTAACAATGGCTGATGTATTTAAAGCTAATGGATATAAAACAATTGCTTTGGGTAAATGGCATTTAGGAAAAGATAAAACCGATCACCCAAACCAAAGAGGTTTTGACGAGTTTTTTGGCTTTGAAACTGGTAGTAGATCTTATTTTCCACTCGAAAATCCTTCAAAATATAATATGCTACAGCATAATGGTGAGCGTATTGAGTTTGATGGGTATATGACTGATGTTTTAGGAGATCAATCTGTAAAATATATTGAACAAAATAAAGATCAACCATTTTTTATGTATTTAGCATATAATGCAGTACATACACCAATGGAGGCTAAGGAAGAACATTTAGAAAAATACAAAAATCATTCAAGACAAAAGTTAGCAGCAATGACCTGGTCTTTGGATGAAAACATTGGAAAACTTCAACAAAAATTAAAAGATTTAAATCTGGAAGAAAACACATTAGTTTACTTTTTAAGTGACAATGGAGGTGCAGCTAATAATACTTCAAGTGGAGGTGTGTTAAAAGGATGGAAAGGAAATAAATTTGAAGGTGGACACCGAGTGCCTTTTATTGTTAGCTGGCCAAAAGTTATTAAAGGAGGTCAAAAGTTTAACGGTTTGTCTTCATCACTAGATATTTTTACCACTTCTTTAGCAGCAGCAAATATTAAAAAAGAAGATGATTTAGTTTTAGACGGCGTTAACTTATTACCTTATTTGCAAGGTGAACAAAAAGGAAATCCACATAGTAAATTGTTCTGGAGAAAATTAGAAGAAGCTGGGGCTAGAGTAGGAGATTATAAAATGGTTAGACTACAAAATTATGGAGCTACATTGTATAATTTAAAAGATGATATAGGTGAAACTACAAACCTTGAAGTTTCACATCCTAAAGAATTTGAGTTATTGCAAAATGAATTAATAAACTGGGAATCTAAAATGATGAATCCATTATGGGTTGAAGAACGTAGTTGGATGGATGTAACTTCTCATATTCATAAAAGATTAATGCAAAATAAACCTGTATTGTATTCAAACCCAGTAAAAATGAAAGAAGTATTGTCGAAAGAGTAG